The Gloeothece verrucosa PCC 7822 genomic interval AACAATCATTAATCATCGATAAATTGAGATAGAACTGGTAAACGTTAGACTTTGCTTATTTCTCCTAGTTATTTGTTGGTTATACCAATGAAGGGGTATTAATAGGAGTCGAAAGAGGTATTTTCAAAAATTTTTACAAAGATTCCCTGTCAGCTATCTGTACAAGTCACGGGATAGCTGTTAGAATATCGTTATATGAAAAATTTAAAAATTACTCTTTCATTGTCCTGCCTCCAGTGATAAGGGTTTGAAGAAGAGAACTTGAGGTAGAAACCCGTCCAAATAGGAGCTAAAGCCGTCCGTTTCCGGAAGCCAACCAGAGGGACGGTTGTTTAGCGTTTGGGGGTTCAGTTCAGGGGTTCTCAGTATTGGCATAAAGTACGACCTCGAATTATGCACGTTTTGGATCTATCTTACTCCTTATTTCCACGTAGGGGAATAGGGATTAAGAATTGTTGCATACAGTCACGTCAAATCATTATTCTTTCGGGTTGGCTGGCAAAGAATAAGTTGACTCTGTTAATTTCAAAGGTTTTAAAATCTTGCCTAAAATGTTTCGACGAAGCCGGCGACAGCGAAGCTGCACTGCGTGGTCACGCTCACGTAGTGGCGCAGAGCGCAGTGGCGCGAAGCTGTCGCGCATCGGGCGGCGGTTTCTCTATTTTATATGTAATTAATAGAAACAAGACTGTCATAATTAATGATTGCCTCCTTGCTGCCTTTACAGTAAGTGGGTAGTCGTCCTGCTTCAGGTCTGAGATACCTGTTGCGGGGCGCGTTGATCTTTTTAGAACTATCGTACCACAGGGGGGACAAAAAAAGCCACTGTCCAATGTCGTTAATTTGTCGAACAAAAATTTTATAAATCATAAGATTAGCAATGGGTAAAGTAAACCGAATAATTATTTATCGGTCAGGGAAATTGTTATCAAGTAATACTTGCGGCACAGAGTCCGGTTTTTATTGTTTAAGAACCGCTCCGAAAGCTGCTTGTGCAATCAATAATTTAAAAATTCGCCTCCTCCTATCCACAAGATTTTTTTTAAATTTGCCCATTTAACTTTTAAGTCTCAATAATTTGTCGGGGATTCTAATTTTTTTGCGTCGATTCCCGTCTGGGTAAAACGGCTATTATTAATATTAAATTAACTCTATATAAAGAAAATAAATTACCCCTTGGGTAGATATTTTTTAAGAGCGACAAAATCTCACTGTACGGAATTATTAAGTTTTATTACACCCCCTTACATATAGCTAAAAATTATTAACTTTTTTCTTCCATAAATTAAATTCTTGTAGCTAAGGACGTTAATCATTCCAGATAATTTCGTCTTCTGATGAAACCCAACAACTTCTAATCAACAAAGGAAAATAAGAATTTCCCTTGTCTCGACGGGGTTGCCGAATTTCTAATCGGGATAGCAAAGCACGAATAGGTTCACGAAATTCCTTTTTCCAGATTCCGTCCTCTATATTTTTGGTAATTAAGTCTTCTAATTCCTGTTCATTGTTAAAAACCGAGGAAGTGATAATGTAATCTACATCTTCTTCTAAAACCTCGCCAAATAAAATATCGTTGATACAAGAAGACAATGATATTCCAATCATGTAAAATGTGACGGTAGTGTTAAGCTTTCATTCGACAAAAAATTTTTTGTCGAATGAAATCGAGTTCTAAAAACAATTATAATCACCGATCTATTGGACTATGGATAATTAATTAATTCTCAAAAATTTTTCAAGCCAATAAATTTAACCGTCAGAGATAATTAAGGCATCAAATGGCAAAAATATAGGCTTTTAATCCATTACTCAAACCTTTACCCCCCCCCCCCCTAAATTTTAGGTTATTTAAAAATATAAAAGTTAAAAAAGATTTTTCCAAAAAAGCTAATTACCTGACAAAAACTGAACGGCAAAATACCATTCTAGCTGTTCGGTTTCCGAAAAACGCACTTTTACGCCTCGCCCGTTGACTTGTACCACTGTCGCTTTTTTTCCATTGGCTTTCATCGTTACCACGTCTCCCACAGAAAACTCAGAATATGGTATTAGCGCTAATTGAGGAATCGAAGGATCTAAACTCATTACTCCTGTGGGTAATAAATTTATTTTGTCCCAAAAATCAAAATTTTCACGCTTATGCCATAAGGCTATTAATTCTTCATATCGTGCCTTTTCTTTTAAAGAGAGTAAATCAACTTCAGCCTCGAGCAGTGAGTGGGGAAACCGTTCCATTAACTGAAAAAATAGTTCAGCCTCGCGACTTTTTAAAGCCTGTTTTAATAATTCTTCCATTATTCTTTGTTCTTGTTTTGAGCTTGAATAAATGAGTAATTAAACCAACGTATCATCCCCTCCGCTTCTTCACCGCCAATATCTGTATCATGCTGACCCAATAATTTTTGATAAGCACTTTTAATAGTTTCTGCTGAGGCATCTTCTTCTATACCTAATGCTTCCCAACAACTTGTTGGTTGCATATTAAAAGTAGGAACCGTATAGCTGTTGCCTTTTCGGGTACGATATTTGGAGCCAGCTTTTCCAAACTCCAACTCCATCATATACTTGAACCAGGAAAACGAGGCATCAGGACGTATGCGATGTAAAAAATTTAGATAAATTTTGGTATGGGCTTCAACATCAATCATTCCAAAAATTGCCCCAACAAACCATTCATCCGGTGCTAAATAACCGAATTTATCATAAAAAAGCTTGATAACTCGTCCTGGATTTTGTTGTTTTCTATATTTGGTTTTCATTTGTTGACGAATGTAGCGCAAATGGGTTTCTTCCTCTTCACTGAGCAATTCTCCAAAAACGGGTTCATCCCATTCCTCCTCATCTATAATCGCTTGTGACCCGTTGATAGAAGGAAACTCAAAGCCGCATAGAGGACACATTAAAAATAGTATTGGCACGATGGAATGACACCGAGGACACTCCTTTTGCGTAACTAATTTTCTTTTTAAGTTGGGGCATAAAGTAATCGGAAACTTCTCTGTAAATCGTCCTATACGGGTAAAGTTGCCTCCAAAATCAAGAAACAAGCAATCTTTTTTTCCCGGATGCAATCTTGCTCCCCTGCCGCACATCTGAATTAAACGAGAGCGGGAACGAGTGGGACGAGCAATGACTACGGCTTCGATGGAAGTTTCATCGTATCCCTCAATTAACGCATCACAACTGACTAACGTCTGGGTTTCTCCGTTTTTAAAGCGGGCGAAGATTTCGGTTCTGTCTCCGTCCCTTGTGTCTCCAATAACCATTTCTGCGGTTATTCCCGCATTTATTAGCTGTTCGGTTAAGTCTAGTACCTGTTCAACAAAAGCACAAAAAAAGATCGTTTTTCTATTCGGTGCATACTCAATAAAATATTTAACAACGGTGGTGTTATAGTCACTATTGCAAACGGAGCGGATCGAAGCCACCGAGTAATCTCCGGTCTTGGAGTCGACTTCAAGCCGCGAAAAATCGGCTATTCCACCAAAGCCAAAATGCCGCACTTGACAGAGATACCCGATCTTAATTAATTCTATAGGGGCTGGCCCTCTGACAAGGCAGTCAAACAGATGACAAAATCCTTCTGTGGGTTTTGTCCTCCAGGGCGTTGCTGTCAATCCAACGAAGAAAGTAGGGGATAAGGCCAATACTCCACCTGAATAGTAGTTAAAAATTTTTTTGGTAACTTGCCAACCGGGTCCAGTGGTGTGACATTCGTCTAGGACGACCAAACCGATGTCACAGGGAAGTTCTCGGCTTTGCAAACTTTGCAGCATCGCTACCTGTACGGGTAAGCTTTCATCCTGACTGTATTCCGACGCTTCATCAGATCCCCATATTACCCCACAATCAATGTCAAAATCCCGTTTTAAGGTTTTAACGGTTTGCCCGACTAAAGGTTTACGATGCACGATGAACAAAACTCGTTTACCTCGCTTAACTGCATCGACAATAATGCGCGAAGCAATTGCTGTCTTGCCGCCGGCTGTGGGCAAATAAATCAGGCAGGACTTTTTGCCTCCCCCATAACGACCATCTCGTCCTTTTTGAAAAGGGCTTCTGAAATAATAGTAAGTTTCATTGATAATAGTTTTTTGATAATCTCTTAATTGGAAAATATTTTGAGGTTCGACGACTTGTTCAATTGAATCTGAAGCCGGCTTTTCTTTAAATTGGATCATGCTTAAAATGATTAAATATAAGTTCAGTTTATCGCATTAACGCCACAAATAGCGGCATAAGCAACAGCGACGCTATTGCTGCACTGCGTGAGCGAAAAAATTTAAAAAGCTTAAAAAGTTTAGTTTTTCCCCACCCCACAAATAGCCGCATAAGCAATACCGATAGCATCTAGCCGCTCAGTTGGTCTAACTTGCAGATTAAAAAGTCCGACAAAGGTGTCTGTAATTTCTTCATTATCTGCGCGGTAATCACAGACATGGGATTTCCACTGTCCACTGTAGAGACGCACTGGTACTATTTGCTTTTCTCTAAAACATACTAAGTCCACTACTCCGATAACTTCTAAAGCATTCTGAATATTTTTAGGGTTCTGTTCGGACTCAGTATTAAGGTAAGGAATTTCTATGGCCACATCAGTCGGGTTAAATTCTCGTAGGATTTCCACTAAGTCTTGTTCCAATTCTGACAATCGTTGAGATGTGGGACGCTTTGGGGTTGTTGTGATTGTACCGTAATCTAATATTAGGGGTAGATCATAATCATTGCCAGCTTCTTCTAACACAGCCCATCGTAACGTACCCAGGGCCGGATCGATTCCTAATGTGCGTTTATTAGTTGTAGGAACAATGGGACTCTTATTGACACTAGGGGATGAAGGGATATCCAATAATTTAGCAAGAGTTGCTTCTAAAGTTTTTTCACCCCATTGTTGTTGATAATCTTCCAGGCGCTTCCAAATTGCTGGTTGAACTTTTAAGGTTTTGGGTTTGTCCTCTATGTTGTCTCGTTTATTAATATTTTCTATGTTCATGCAGCCCAAATTGCCGTATTTATTTTGATACAAGCGCTCAGTGGACTTAAATCCAGTGATCTCAAGCCGGATTTTCCCTACAAAAGAATGGGCGGTTTTCGTTAATGTAGCTATGGCTCGATCACTGTATTTTCCCCATTCTTCATCTTCCAATAACATTTTCACGGCATGACGTTTATCAGCAGCCGAACGCTTTAACCCATGAGTTGCGTTAGCTCCTACAGCATATAAAATAGCCGCGCGACGGTCGCCAAGTTTTAAATCAATTTCAATTTCTCGATAACCAACACGAGATGCGGCATGATAGCGGTGATGGCCATCGGCTAACCAATAGTTTCCTGTTGCAGCTTCTAGAAAGACGGTAAGGGGTGGAAAAATGCAGCCATCCTGTAAGGCTTGAGTGTACTCTATGATAGTGGCTTCGGATAAACCGGCCCTAGCGAAAGTGCCACCATCAGTACGGATTTGAGTTAAAGCCAGCCGCATCAAACCAACCCAGATAATAAATCGGAAATCTCGCCCTGCACGTCTAGTCGATTATCGTCATAGATCATAAGAGTGTTCAGGTCGGCATGGCGACTAAGTTTTTGCACTTTTCTCACATCCCCTCCCGTTGCGTCCAGGGCGGCTGTAACACTACTATGACGGATACGATGGGGTGAGAGCTTCTTAGTGATGCCGGCCCCTGTAGCAATAGATTCCACTATTTTATAGATAGCCGTCCCCGTCAACCGGTGACCGTAACTTGACCTGTCGAGGGCAATAAAAAGAGGTTGGTTGATATCTAACTCCCGTCGGGCGTGTAACCACTGTGTTATCGCCTCGACTGTAGGACGCGATAGGGTTATCGACTGCTTCTGCTGTCCCTTACCTTTTCCCAAAATTAGCAGAGAACGCCCATCTAAGTCTAAATCTTTAATATCAGCCTGCTCAATTTCACCCCGTCTGAGGGCATTGTCCCACAACAGTCTGAGAATCGCATAGTCCCGTTTCCCTTTTAAGGTATCGAGAGCGGGAATGGCCAACATTTTACGGTAAGCCTCCTTGCTGATACCGGTGGTGTCTCTATATCTTACAATTTTATCCCCTTTTAC includes:
- a CDS encoding crossover junction endodeoxyribonuclease RuvC, coding for MRLALTQIRTDGGTFARAGLSEATIIEYTQALQDGCIFPPLTVFLEAATGNYWLADGHHRYHAASRVGYREIEIDLKLGDRRAAILYAVGANATHGLKRSAADKRHAVKMLLEDEEWGKYSDRAIATLTKTAHSFVGKIRLEITGFKSTERLYQNKYGNLGCMNIENINKRDNIEDKPKTLKVQPAIWKRLEDYQQQWGEKTLEATLAKLLDIPSSPSVNKSPIVPTTNKRTLGIDPALGTLRWAVLEEAGNDYDLPLILDYGTITTTPKRPTSQRLSELEQDLVEILREFNPTDVAIEIPYLNTESEQNPKNIQNALEVIGVVDLVCFREKQIVPVRLYSGQWKSHVCDYRADNEEITDTFVGLFNLQVRPTERLDAIGIAYAAICGVGKN
- a CDS encoding tyrosine-type recombinase/integrase — protein: MTSSALVPSYQSALINSEPDVLAQLLAGKRSRNTQNAYAKDLRDFFYYVAGVEEPTAEIVKEFLELDQFAALSLVLKYKAHLSNERKLKEATVNRRLAAIKSLVRLGNQLGQCRFTLAEVKGDKIVRYRDTTGISKEAYRKMLAIPALDTLKGKRDYAILRLLWDNALRRGEIEQADIKDLDLDGRSLLILGKGKGQQKQSITLSRPTVEAITQWLHARRELDINQPLFIALDRSSYGHRLTGTAIYKIVESIATGAGITKKLSPHRIRHSSVTAALDATGGDVRKVQKLSRHADLNTLMIYDDNRLDVQGEISDLLSGLV
- a CDS encoding DEAD/DEAH box helicase family protein; this encodes MIQFKEKPASDSIEQVVEPQNIFQLRDYQKTIINETYYYFRSPFQKGRDGRYGGGKKSCLIYLPTAGGKTAIASRIIVDAVKRGKRVLFIVHRKPLVGQTVKTLKRDFDIDCGVIWGSDEASEYSQDESLPVQVAMLQSLQSRELPCDIGLVVLDECHTTGPGWQVTKKIFNYYSGGVLALSPTFFVGLTATPWRTKPTEGFCHLFDCLVRGPAPIELIKIGYLCQVRHFGFGGIADFSRLEVDSKTGDYSVASIRSVCNSDYNTTVVKYFIEYAPNRKTIFFCAFVEQVLDLTEQLINAGITAEMVIGDTRDGDRTEIFARFKNGETQTLVSCDALIEGYDETSIEAVVIARPTRSRSRLIQMCGRGARLHPGKKDCLFLDFGGNFTRIGRFTEKFPITLCPNLKRKLVTQKECPRCHSIVPILFLMCPLCGFEFPSINGSQAIIDEEEWDEPVFGELLSEEEETHLRYIRQQMKTKYRKQQNPGRVIKLFYDKFGYLAPDEWFVGAIFGMIDVEAHTKIYLNFLHRIRPDASFSWFKYMMELEFGKAGSKYRTRKGNSYTVPTFNMQPTSCWEALGIEEDASAETIKSAYQKLLGQHDTDIGGEEAEGMIRWFNYSFIQAQNKNKE